The DNA region GTGCTCGACTACTACACCACGCTCTCCTGGGTCCTGCGCGACGGCAGGCCCGCGCAGGTGAAGGCGCTCTCCGAGGTCGAGGAGCTCGACTTCCCCGGCGTGGGCATGCTGGAGGCCTTCCACACCGCGGGCGGGCTCTCGACCATGGCGCAGCGCTACGAGGGGAAGATCCCCACCATGGAGTACAAGACGCTGCGCTACCCCGGCCACGCGCGCATCATGGAGGCCGTCCGCGAGCTGGGGATGCTGGGCCAGGAGCCGGTGAGCGTGAAGGGCGTGCAGGTGAAGCCGCGCGACGTGTTCATCGCCGTGGCGGCTGAGAAGCTGCGCAAGGACCCGCGCCAGAGCCCGGACCTGGTGGCGCTGCGGGTGGAGGTGGAGGGAGAGAAGGACGGCGAGGAGCTGCTGCTGCGCTGGGACCTGCTCGACCGCTTCGACCCCGAGGCCGGCATCACCGCCATGATGCGCACCACCGGCTACTCGCTGGCCATCACCGGCGCGCTGCAGGCCGCCGGCGAGATCGAGCCCGGCGTCTGGACCCCCGACGAGTCCATGCCCGCCGCGGCGTACATTGACGCGCTGGCCCGGCGGGGCGTCGTGATCTACGAGCACCGCCTCTCGCCCGCCGCCGCGCGGTAGTACGGGAGTACGAAAGTACGCAAACGCGAACGCCCCCGGAGCACGGTGCTCCGGGGGCGGTCTCGTATCGTCAGGTCATTGAGTTGAAGGCGGAGGACAAAGAAACGGGCAGGCCACATGACGGACCTACCCGTACATCTCCTGGGACGGTTCTGCGCGCTACTCGTTCTGGACCTTCGCCTGCTCCGCATCCAGCATCTCGCGGACGACGGCCTGTATCACCCGCATGCGCTCGAAGGTGGCCCGCCGCTCGGGAGTGTCCGCGGGTGGGCGCTCCATCTCCTCCAGGATGGCCTCCGAAGCCTCGACGGAGAGCGGAGGCGTGGGCCGCAGGCTGGGGTGGCGGGGCCGCTGCAGGCGCGCTGGATCAGACATGGGGTTCCTCTTCCACCGGCGTTTGCTGCCGGATTCTCTCGAACAGCCGGTCCACCGCGGGCCGCATCACTCGTGCGTGCTCAAACATAGCCTGCCGCTCCGGAGTGTCAGGCGATCCGTGCTCGATCTCGTGAAGGACTTCCAGCGTACCTTCGTAGGACAGAGTCGGCCTGGATCTCGTGCTCATGGCGGCGCGCTTCGGGTTCTGGCGATGCTTTCCGGCAGACAAGATAGCGAATCCAAAACGGGTTGTAAAGTTCGTCCGTTTTGTCCTCCGCTCCCTACGCCGAGTAGGTGCGCAGGAGGAAGTGGGGGATCTCGGCCCGGAAGCGGGAGCCGTCGGGGCGGCGGAACTCGTAGGAGCCTTCCATGGAGCCCTGGGGGCCCTCCAGGATGCAGAAGCTCTGGTACTCGTGCACGTCGCCGGGGCCGATGGTGGGCTGCTCGCCCACCACGCCCTCGCCCTCCACCTCGCTGTTGCCGGCCACGGGGTCGTGGATGATCCAGTGCCGCCAGACGAGCTGCGCCGTCTCCTGCCCCACGTTCTCGATGCGCATGCGGTAGGCGTACACGTAGCGCGCCTCCTCGGGGTCGGAGTGCTCGGCCACGTAGAACGGCTGCGCGCTGATGCGGATCCCTTGCGTCTCCCGGTGGAAGAACATCATCGTCGCCTTCCCGTTTGCAGGAGGTGAGCCCGTAAGTCTATGCTAAGCCCGCTTCCGCGGACGGTCAATCGCATCGTTCTACCCCGCGCGCTCCTGTCCGCTCCCGCGGGCGCGCGTTAGATTCCGCCCCTCGCGCGTCCGCAGGCCGCACTCCACGCACCCGACAGCCGCCGCACCCGTGCCCGACATCGCGGTAGACCTCGGCACCGCCAACACGCTGATCCAGGTCAAGGGGCGGGGGATCGTCCTCAACGAGCCCTCGGTGGTGGCCGTGGAGCGCGGCTCGGGGAAGGTGCGCGCCATCGGCCTGGAGGCCAAGCGCATGCTCGGGCGCACCCCCGAGGGGATCGTGGCCATCCGCCCCATGCGCGACGGCGTGATCGCCGACGTGGACATGGCCGAGCTGATGCTGCGCCACTACCTGGGCACGGTGCTCCCGCGCGGCCTCTTCCGCATCAAGCCCCGGGTGGTGATCGGGGTGCCCTCGGGGATCACCGAGATGGAGCGGCGGGCGGTGCGCTCGGCGGTGGCGGCGGCGGGGGCCAAGGAGGTGTTCCTGATCTCGGAGCCGATGGCGGCGGCGATCGGGGTGGGGCTGCCGGTGCTCTCCCCGCACGGGAGCATGGTGGTGAACGTGGGCGGCGGGACCACCGAGATCGGGGTGATCGCGCTGTCGGGGATCGTGGCCGACGCGTCGATCCGCGTGGGCGGCAACGAGTTCGACGAGGCGATCATGGCCTTCGTCCGCAAGAGCTACAACCTGCTGATCGGCGAGGCGACGGCGGAGAGCATCAAGATCCAGGTGGGCTCGGCGCGGGCCACGGGGCAGGAGCGCGAGATGGACGTGAACGGCCGCGACCTGGTGAGCGGCATCCCCAAGACCATCCGCGTCTACTCGGAGGAGATCCGCGAGGCGATCCAGGAGCCGGTGCAGGCCATCGTGGGCGCCGTCCGCCGCGCGCTGGAGGTGACGCCGCCGGAGCTGGCCGCCGACATCGTGGACGAGGGGATCACCATGACCGGCGGCGGCGCGCTGATCAAGGGCCTCGACGCGCTGCTCGCCGACGAGACGGGGCTGCCGATCCACCTGGACAGCGAGCCGCTCTCCTGCGTGGTGCGCGGCGCCGGGATGGTGCTGGACGAGTGGGAGAAGTACCAGAGCGTGCTGACGCGGTAGGGAAGTGCGTGAGTGCGAAAGTGCGAAAGTAATGCCTCGCGCACTCCGCTGAGATTCGCGCGGCAGCGGGGTCGATACGACGGAACCCCGCGTGAGGGATGCGCGCCCGGCAGGGCCGGGACGCCGGCGCCACAGGGGTATCGTGGCGGCGGTGGCCCGGCGCGGTTGGGCACGGTGGTATCGTGCCCTACCGCGCGCGCAGCCCGGCCCGGAGCGCAGCGGAGGGACACGCCCAGACCAGGCAGTTCGCCGTTCCCGAACCGGAGAGGAGTGAGCCCGTGGACCACCTGAAGGCGCTGATCCGCGACGTGCCGGACTTTCCCGTGGAGGGGATCCTCTTCCGCGACGTGACGCCGCTCTTGCGCGACGCGGCGGCGCTGCGCGAGGTGGTGCACCTGTTCGCCCAGCGCTATCGCAAGGCGAACGTCGACGTGGTGGCGGGGATCGAGTCGCGCGGGTTCATCTTCGGGGCGCCGCTGGCGGTGGAGCTGGGGGTGGGGTTCGTACCCATCCGCAAGCTGGGGAAGCTGCCGGCGGAGCGGGTGCGCCGCGAGTACGCGCTGGAGTACGGCACCAACGTGCTGGAGATGCACGTCGACGCCATCCGGCCCGGCGAGCGGGTGCTGCTGGTCGACGACCTGCTGGCCACCGGCGGCACCGCCCGCGCCAGCGTGGAGCTGATCCAGCACGTGGGGGGCGAGGTGGTGTCGGTGGCCTTCCTGATCGAGCTGGAGTTCCTGAACGGGCGCCGGGGGCTGGAGGGACACGACGTGTTCTCGC from Longimicrobium sp. includes:
- a CDS encoding saccharopine dehydrogenase C-terminal domain-containing protein: MRMLVLGAGQQGSACAYDLLANTDHEVVIADLAVDALPDFLRPYLGGRLTALRLDANDRQAVRDAMEGAAAVMSAFPYYFNLGMAVAAVDQGAHFCDLGGNTEIVLQQKALHERAQAQGVSVVPDCGLAPGMVNILAEHGIRQLDAVRAVRIKVGGLPQHPEPPLNYQIVYSLEGVLDYYTTLSWVLRDGRPAQVKALSEVEELDFPGVGMLEAFHTAGGLSTMAQRYEGKIPTMEYKTLRYPGHARIMEAVRELGMLGQEPVSVKGVQVKPRDVFIAVAAEKLRKDPRQSPDLVALRVEVEGEKDGEELLLRWDLLDRFDPEAGITAMMRTTGYSLAITGALQAAGEIEPGVWTPDESMPAAAYIDALARRGVVIYEHRLSPAAAR
- the apaG gene encoding Co2+/Mg2+ efflux protein ApaG, with product MMFFHRETQGIRISAQPFYVAEHSDPEEARYVYAYRMRIENVGQETAQLVWRHWIIHDPVAGNSEVEGEGVVGEQPTIGPGDVHEYQSFCILEGPQGSMEGSYEFRRPDGSRFRAEIPHFLLRTYSA
- a CDS encoding adenine phosphoribosyltransferase, with protein sequence MDHLKALIRDVPDFPVEGILFRDVTPLLRDAAALREVVHLFAQRYRKANVDVVAGIESRGFIFGAPLAVELGVGFVPIRKLGKLPAERVRREYALEYGTNVLEMHVDAIRPGERVLLVDDLLATGGTARASVELIQHVGGEVVSVAFLIELEFLNGRRGLEGHDVFSLVRY
- a CDS encoding rod shape-determining protein → MPDIAVDLGTANTLIQVKGRGIVLNEPSVVAVERGSGKVRAIGLEAKRMLGRTPEGIVAIRPMRDGVIADVDMAELMLRHYLGTVLPRGLFRIKPRVVIGVPSGITEMERRAVRSAVAAAGAKEVFLISEPMAAAIGVGLPVLSPHGSMVVNVGGGTTEIGVIALSGIVADASIRVGGNEFDEAIMAFVRKSYNLLIGEATAESIKIQVGSARATGQEREMDVNGRDLVSGIPKTIRVYSEEIREAIQEPVQAIVGAVRRALEVTPPELAADIVDEGITMTGGGALIKGLDALLADETGLPIHLDSEPLSCVVRGAGMVLDEWEKYQSVLTR